The Neodiprion virginianus isolate iyNeoVirg1 chromosome 5, iyNeoVirg1.1, whole genome shotgun sequence genome contains a region encoding:
- the LOC124305860 gene encoding DIS3-like exonuclease 2 isoform X1, which translates to MSDNGGQANMSGSSGIAKKSRRGKRANNKPNPISVEQMLATTLQKIEVQSKKRPPRRPKAFNQGSNSIDNNSEISPAVKLNTVLHEQTNAIAVNHIQAPIVPQIIQNQGVNLMNKKKLSTKWKKNHLSKNQQVIRGQTENLSMNIAVGDAGGNRRKNKVSSTPGKSTENKKGNKTSFPDYIPQTLIRKLLVNQTSKEIEYVEGNIRINPKCFKEAYVAMPNDEMDILIDGIHDRNRALEGDLVAVKINPTDKWRNLKSNKPQKTATVVCILEKIHPRKAVGFLKVMPDKNNRVALFAPRDHKVPRLTIDSTYWPPNFYSDPESYANIMFFAEIISWNDVRYAHGKILKCIGKTGDLRAESCAIVLEYDLDVTPYSTELMQDLPPSDYQPVATDIDGREDWRKKCIFTIDPATAADLDDAMSCSPMENGNFEVGVHIADVTHYLNAFTPLDQAVARRATTIYLSDNVYHMLPKQLCNVCSLLPGYDKLAFSVIFEMTPGGDIVRHRFAKTVINSCCQFSYEHAQVMIMNPTKKWSNDEIPVIKGSYTISELCTVVNSLNNLAVKMREKRFENGSLRIDQPKLHVIVDRESGLPISFTLEEQKDSNRLIEEFMLLANMTVARHLYENFPDVSLLRCHQPPLMRNLSKTQTMLEKFGIHIDIESAGALQASLVRYQPDPCGSTKDFYLAKCRAVVMNILCAKTMARARYFCTSVKMDAETLKHYALNVPLYTHFTSPIRRYSDCIVHRLLHASIQNALPVPNWTPSLCAEIAMNCNRQKYNAKLAQEASSELYLTYLLGLTGPVNTTAITLDVKDRSIDIILYEMGINLRIYFAELEKVASVHHVEEDDIQTVTIVWKDSNMSQVINIFSIVNVRVSKDPAKNRLLGELLAPMPLDIQASVQTL; encoded by the exons ATGTCTGACAACGGTGGACAAGCTAATATGTCTGGGAGCTCAggaattgcaaaaaaatctcGCCGAGGTAAACGAGCCAACAACAAACCAAACCCGATAAGTGTTGAACAAATGCTTGCTACTACTTTACAAAAGATAGAAGTGCAGTCTAAAAAGAGACCCCCTAGAAGACCAAAGGCCTTTAACCAAGGATCGAACAGTATTGACAATAACTCCGAAATCTCACCTGCCGTTAAGTTGAACACTGTGCTCCATGAGCAG ACTAATGCGATAGCTGTCAATCATATTCAAGCACCCATTGTTCCACAAATTATCCAGAATCAAGGTGTGAacttgatgaataaaaaaaagctgTCAACAAAGTGGAAGAAAAACCATCTCAGTAAAAACCAACAAGTCATCCGAGGGCAGACTGAAAATCTCAGCATGAACATTGCTGTTGGTGATGCTGGgggaaatagaagaaaaaataaagtttcaaGTACTCCGGGTAAAAGCACGGAGAATAAAAAAGGGAACAAAACGAGTTTCCCAGATTACATACCTCAAACATTAATAAGAAAGTTATTAGTTAATCAAACTTCGAAGGAAATCGAATATGTAGAAGGAAACATAAGGATAAATCCGAAGTGTTTTAAAGAAGCTTATGTTGCGATGCCTAATGACGAAATGGATATTTTGATAGATGGAATTCATGATAGAAACAGGGCCCTAGAGGGAGATTTGGTTGCCGTGAAAATAAATCCTACGGATAAGTGGCGTaatttgaaatcaaacaaaccACAAAAGACTGCAACAGTTGTTTGTATATTGGAGAAAATTCACCCTAGAAAAGCAGTTGGGTTTCTCAAAGTCATGcctgataaaaataatcggGTTGCTCTATTTGCACCCAGGGACCATAAAGTACCTCGATTAACTATTGATTCCACTTACTGGCCCCCCAACTTTTATAGCGATCCAGAATCTTACGCCAATATTATGTTTTTCGCCGAAATCATATCGTGGAATGATGTCAGATATGCTCATGG aaaaattctgaaatgcATAGGTAAAACAGGAGATCTCAGGGCAGAGTCTTGCGCAATTGTGCTCGAATATGACCTGGATGTGACACCCTACAGTACAGAATTGATGCAAGACTTACCACCAAGTGACTACCAGCCTGTCGCAACAGACATCGATGGTCGAGAAGactggagaaaaaaatgtattttcacCATAGATCCAGCAACTGCTGCAGATTTGGATGATGCAATGTCGTGCAGTCCCATGGAGAATGGAAACTTTGAA GTGGGAGTTCATATTGCTGACGTGACGCATTACCTGAATGCATTTACGCCATTGGACCAGGCAGTTGCACGACGCGCAACGACTATTTATTTGTCAGATAATGTATACCACATGCTGCCTAAACAACTGTGCAACGTGTGCTCTCTTCTGCCAGGCTATGATAAGCTTGCTTTTTCCGTTATATTCGAAATGACACCTGGAGGTGACATAGTCAGGCACAGATTTGCCAAAACTGTTATTAATTCATGCTGTCAGTTTTCCTACGAGCATGCTCAAGTTATGATTATGAACCCCACTAAAAAGTGGTCAAATGACGAAATCCCTGTGATCAAAGGTTCCTACACAATATCAGAACTGTGTACCGTTGTAAACAGTTTAAATAATCTAGCAGTGAAAATGAGGGAAAAAAGGTTTGAGAATGGCTCGCTTAGGATAGATCAGCCAAAGCTGCATGTAATCGTCGACAGAGAGTCAGGATTACCTATATCGTTTACGCTGGAGGAACAGAAAGACAGTAACAG GTTGATTGAGGAGTTTATGCTCCTGGCAAATATGACTGTAGCCAGGCATCtctatgaaaattttccgGACGTTTCCTTGTTGCGTTGTCATCAGCCCCCTCTAATGCGAAATCTGTCCAAGACTCAGACAATGCTTGAAAAGTTTGGGATCCATATAGATATTGAGAGCGCGGGTGCCTTGCAGGCCAGTCTAGTTCGATACCAGCCAGATCCCTGTGGTAGTACCAAAGATTTTTACCTGGCAAAGTGCAGGGCTGTTGTGATGAACATTCTTTGCGCGAAAACCATGGCA CGTGCCAGATATTTTTGTACCTCAGTCAAAATGGACGCTGAAACATTGAAACATTATGCTTTAAATGTTCCTCTCTATACGCACTTTACATCGCCGATCAGAAGGTACTCTGATTGCATAGTGCACCGATTACTGCATGCATCCATTCAGAACGCTTTACCAGTTCCTAATTGGACGCCAAGTCTATGCGCTGA GATAGCAATGAATTGCAACAGACAGAAATACAATGCCAAACTAGCTCAAGAGGCGTCTAGCGAATTGTACCTGACCTATCTTTTGGGTCTTACAGGGCCCGTAAACACCACTGCCATCACACTTGACGTGAAAGATCGAAGCATTGATATTATTCTTTACGAAATGGGTATTAACTTGCGAATTTACTTTGCTGAGCTGGAAAAGGTCGCCTCAGTTCATCACGTTGAGGAAGATGATATACAAACAGTAACGATTGTTTGGAAAGATTCAAATATGTCGCAA GTGATCAACATATTTAGCATAGTAAATGTTCGGGTCAGCAAAGATCCGGCAAAGAATCGTTTACTCGGAGAGTTACTAGCTCCGATGCCACTTGATATTCAGGCCTCAGTACAAACATTATAA
- the LOC124305860 gene encoding DIS3-like exonuclease 2 isoform X3 translates to MSDNGGQANMSGSSGIAKKSRRGKRANNKPNPISVEQMLATTLQKIEVQSKKRPPRRPKAFNQGSNSIDNNSEISPAVKLNTVLHEQTNAIAVNHIQAPIVPQIIQNQGVNLMNKKKLSTKWKKNHLSKNQQVIRGQTENLSMNIAVGDAGGNRRKNKVSSTPGKSTENKKGNKTSFPDYIPQTLIRKLLVNQTSKEIEYVEGNIRINPKCFKEAYVAMPNDEMDILIDGIHDRNRALEGDLVAVKINPTDKWRNLKSNKPQKTATVVCILEKIHPRKAVGFLKVMPDKNNRVALFAPRDHKVPRLTIDSTYWPPNFYSDPESYANIMFFAEIISWNDVRYAHGKILKCIGKTGDLRAESCAIVLEYDLDVTPYSTELMQDLPPSDYQPVATDIDGREDWRKKCIFTIDPATAADLDDAMSCSPMENGNFEVGVHIADVTHYLNAFTPLDQAVARRATTIYLSDNVYHMLPKQLCNVCSLLPGYDKLAFSVIFEMTPGGDIVRHRFAKTVINSCCQFSYEHAQVMIMNPTKKWSNDEIPVIKGSYTISELCTVVNSLNNLAVKMREKRFENGSLRIDQPKLHVIVDRESGLPISFTLEEQKDSNRLIEEFMLLANMTVARHLYENFPDVSLLRCHQPPLMRNLSKTQTMLEKFGIHIDIESAGALQASLVRYQPDPCGSTKDFYLAKCRAVVMNILCAKTMARARYFCTSVKMDAETLKHYALNVPLYTHFTSPIRRYSDCIVHRLLHASIQNALPVPNWTPSLCAEARKHHCHHT, encoded by the exons ATGTCTGACAACGGTGGACAAGCTAATATGTCTGGGAGCTCAggaattgcaaaaaaatctcGCCGAGGTAAACGAGCCAACAACAAACCAAACCCGATAAGTGTTGAACAAATGCTTGCTACTACTTTACAAAAGATAGAAGTGCAGTCTAAAAAGAGACCCCCTAGAAGACCAAAGGCCTTTAACCAAGGATCGAACAGTATTGACAATAACTCCGAAATCTCACCTGCCGTTAAGTTGAACACTGTGCTCCATGAGCAG ACTAATGCGATAGCTGTCAATCATATTCAAGCACCCATTGTTCCACAAATTATCCAGAATCAAGGTGTGAacttgatgaataaaaaaaagctgTCAACAAAGTGGAAGAAAAACCATCTCAGTAAAAACCAACAAGTCATCCGAGGGCAGACTGAAAATCTCAGCATGAACATTGCTGTTGGTGATGCTGGgggaaatagaagaaaaaataaagtttcaaGTACTCCGGGTAAAAGCACGGAGAATAAAAAAGGGAACAAAACGAGTTTCCCAGATTACATACCTCAAACATTAATAAGAAAGTTATTAGTTAATCAAACTTCGAAGGAAATCGAATATGTAGAAGGAAACATAAGGATAAATCCGAAGTGTTTTAAAGAAGCTTATGTTGCGATGCCTAATGACGAAATGGATATTTTGATAGATGGAATTCATGATAGAAACAGGGCCCTAGAGGGAGATTTGGTTGCCGTGAAAATAAATCCTACGGATAAGTGGCGTaatttgaaatcaaacaaaccACAAAAGACTGCAACAGTTGTTTGTATATTGGAGAAAATTCACCCTAGAAAAGCAGTTGGGTTTCTCAAAGTCATGcctgataaaaataatcggGTTGCTCTATTTGCACCCAGGGACCATAAAGTACCTCGATTAACTATTGATTCCACTTACTGGCCCCCCAACTTTTATAGCGATCCAGAATCTTACGCCAATATTATGTTTTTCGCCGAAATCATATCGTGGAATGATGTCAGATATGCTCATGG aaaaattctgaaatgcATAGGTAAAACAGGAGATCTCAGGGCAGAGTCTTGCGCAATTGTGCTCGAATATGACCTGGATGTGACACCCTACAGTACAGAATTGATGCAAGACTTACCACCAAGTGACTACCAGCCTGTCGCAACAGACATCGATGGTCGAGAAGactggagaaaaaaatgtattttcacCATAGATCCAGCAACTGCTGCAGATTTGGATGATGCAATGTCGTGCAGTCCCATGGAGAATGGAAACTTTGAA GTGGGAGTTCATATTGCTGACGTGACGCATTACCTGAATGCATTTACGCCATTGGACCAGGCAGTTGCACGACGCGCAACGACTATTTATTTGTCAGATAATGTATACCACATGCTGCCTAAACAACTGTGCAACGTGTGCTCTCTTCTGCCAGGCTATGATAAGCTTGCTTTTTCCGTTATATTCGAAATGACACCTGGAGGTGACATAGTCAGGCACAGATTTGCCAAAACTGTTATTAATTCATGCTGTCAGTTTTCCTACGAGCATGCTCAAGTTATGATTATGAACCCCACTAAAAAGTGGTCAAATGACGAAATCCCTGTGATCAAAGGTTCCTACACAATATCAGAACTGTGTACCGTTGTAAACAGTTTAAATAATCTAGCAGTGAAAATGAGGGAAAAAAGGTTTGAGAATGGCTCGCTTAGGATAGATCAGCCAAAGCTGCATGTAATCGTCGACAGAGAGTCAGGATTACCTATATCGTTTACGCTGGAGGAACAGAAAGACAGTAACAG GTTGATTGAGGAGTTTATGCTCCTGGCAAATATGACTGTAGCCAGGCATCtctatgaaaattttccgGACGTTTCCTTGTTGCGTTGTCATCAGCCCCCTCTAATGCGAAATCTGTCCAAGACTCAGACAATGCTTGAAAAGTTTGGGATCCATATAGATATTGAGAGCGCGGGTGCCTTGCAGGCCAGTCTAGTTCGATACCAGCCAGATCCCTGTGGTAGTACCAAAGATTTTTACCTGGCAAAGTGCAGGGCTGTTGTGATGAACATTCTTTGCGCGAAAACCATGGCA CGTGCCAGATATTTTTGTACCTCAGTCAAAATGGACGCTGAAACATTGAAACATTATGCTTTAAATGTTCCTCTCTATACGCACTTTACATCGCCGATCAGAAGGTACTCTGATTGCATAGTGCACCGATTACTGCATGCATCCATTCAGAACGCTTTACCAGTTCCTAATTGGACGCCAAGTCTATGCGCTGA GGCCCGTAAACACCACTGCCATCACACTTGA
- the LOC124305860 gene encoding DIS3-like exonuclease 2 isoform X4 has product MSDNGGQANMSGSSGIAKKSRRGKRANNKPNPISVEQMLATTLQKIEVQSKKRPPRRPKAFNQGSNSIDNNSEISPAVKLNTVLHEQTNAIAVNHIQAPIVPQIIQNQGVNLMNKKKLSTKWKKNHLSKNQQVIRGQTENLSMNIAVGDAGGNRRKNKVSSTPGKSTENKKGNKTSFPDYIPQTLIRKLLVNQTSKEIEYVEGNIRINPKCFKEAYVAMPNDEMDILIDGIHDRNRALEGDLVAVKINPTDKWRNLKSNKPQKTATVVCILEKIHPRKAVGFLKVMPDKNNRVALFAPRDHKVPRLTIDSTYWPPNFYSDPESYANIMFFAEIISWNDVRYAHGKILKCIGKTGDLRAESCAIVLEYDLDVTPYSTELMQDLPPSDYQPVATDIDGREDWRKKCIFTIDPATAADLDDAMSCSPMENGNFEVGVHIADVTHYLNAFTPLDQAVARRATTIYLSDNVYHMLPKQLCNVCSLLPGYDKLAFSVIFEMTPGGDIVRHRFAKTVINSCCQFSYEHAQVMIMNPTKKWSNDEIPVIKGSYTISELCTVVNSLNNLAVKMREKRFENGSLRIDQPKLHVIVDRESGLPISFTLEEQKDSNRLIEEFMLLANMTVARHLYENFPDVSLLRCHQPPLMRNLSKTQTMLEKFGIHIDIESAGALQASLVRYQPDPCGSTKDFYLAKCRAVVMNILCAKTMADSNELQQTEIQCQTSSRGV; this is encoded by the exons ATGTCTGACAACGGTGGACAAGCTAATATGTCTGGGAGCTCAggaattgcaaaaaaatctcGCCGAGGTAAACGAGCCAACAACAAACCAAACCCGATAAGTGTTGAACAAATGCTTGCTACTACTTTACAAAAGATAGAAGTGCAGTCTAAAAAGAGACCCCCTAGAAGACCAAAGGCCTTTAACCAAGGATCGAACAGTATTGACAATAACTCCGAAATCTCACCTGCCGTTAAGTTGAACACTGTGCTCCATGAGCAG ACTAATGCGATAGCTGTCAATCATATTCAAGCACCCATTGTTCCACAAATTATCCAGAATCAAGGTGTGAacttgatgaataaaaaaaagctgTCAACAAAGTGGAAGAAAAACCATCTCAGTAAAAACCAACAAGTCATCCGAGGGCAGACTGAAAATCTCAGCATGAACATTGCTGTTGGTGATGCTGGgggaaatagaagaaaaaataaagtttcaaGTACTCCGGGTAAAAGCACGGAGAATAAAAAAGGGAACAAAACGAGTTTCCCAGATTACATACCTCAAACATTAATAAGAAAGTTATTAGTTAATCAAACTTCGAAGGAAATCGAATATGTAGAAGGAAACATAAGGATAAATCCGAAGTGTTTTAAAGAAGCTTATGTTGCGATGCCTAATGACGAAATGGATATTTTGATAGATGGAATTCATGATAGAAACAGGGCCCTAGAGGGAGATTTGGTTGCCGTGAAAATAAATCCTACGGATAAGTGGCGTaatttgaaatcaaacaaaccACAAAAGACTGCAACAGTTGTTTGTATATTGGAGAAAATTCACCCTAGAAAAGCAGTTGGGTTTCTCAAAGTCATGcctgataaaaataatcggGTTGCTCTATTTGCACCCAGGGACCATAAAGTACCTCGATTAACTATTGATTCCACTTACTGGCCCCCCAACTTTTATAGCGATCCAGAATCTTACGCCAATATTATGTTTTTCGCCGAAATCATATCGTGGAATGATGTCAGATATGCTCATGG aaaaattctgaaatgcATAGGTAAAACAGGAGATCTCAGGGCAGAGTCTTGCGCAATTGTGCTCGAATATGACCTGGATGTGACACCCTACAGTACAGAATTGATGCAAGACTTACCACCAAGTGACTACCAGCCTGTCGCAACAGACATCGATGGTCGAGAAGactggagaaaaaaatgtattttcacCATAGATCCAGCAACTGCTGCAGATTTGGATGATGCAATGTCGTGCAGTCCCATGGAGAATGGAAACTTTGAA GTGGGAGTTCATATTGCTGACGTGACGCATTACCTGAATGCATTTACGCCATTGGACCAGGCAGTTGCACGACGCGCAACGACTATTTATTTGTCAGATAATGTATACCACATGCTGCCTAAACAACTGTGCAACGTGTGCTCTCTTCTGCCAGGCTATGATAAGCTTGCTTTTTCCGTTATATTCGAAATGACACCTGGAGGTGACATAGTCAGGCACAGATTTGCCAAAACTGTTATTAATTCATGCTGTCAGTTTTCCTACGAGCATGCTCAAGTTATGATTATGAACCCCACTAAAAAGTGGTCAAATGACGAAATCCCTGTGATCAAAGGTTCCTACACAATATCAGAACTGTGTACCGTTGTAAACAGTTTAAATAATCTAGCAGTGAAAATGAGGGAAAAAAGGTTTGAGAATGGCTCGCTTAGGATAGATCAGCCAAAGCTGCATGTAATCGTCGACAGAGAGTCAGGATTACCTATATCGTTTACGCTGGAGGAACAGAAAGACAGTAACAG GTTGATTGAGGAGTTTATGCTCCTGGCAAATATGACTGTAGCCAGGCATCtctatgaaaattttccgGACGTTTCCTTGTTGCGTTGTCATCAGCCCCCTCTAATGCGAAATCTGTCCAAGACTCAGACAATGCTTGAAAAGTTTGGGATCCATATAGATATTGAGAGCGCGGGTGCCTTGCAGGCCAGTCTAGTTCGATACCAGCCAGATCCCTGTGGTAGTACCAAAGATTTTTACCTGGCAAAGTGCAGGGCTGTTGTGATGAACATTCTTTGCGCGAAAACCATGGCA GATAGCAATGAATTGCAACAGACAGAAATACAATGCCAAACTAGCTCAAGAGGCGTCTAG
- the LOC124305860 gene encoding DIS3-like exonuclease 2 isoform X2 codes for MNKKKLSTKWKKNHLSKNQQVIRGQTENLSMNIAVGDAGGNRRKNKVSSTPGKSTENKKGNKTSFPDYIPQTLIRKLLVNQTSKEIEYVEGNIRINPKCFKEAYVAMPNDEMDILIDGIHDRNRALEGDLVAVKINPTDKWRNLKSNKPQKTATVVCILEKIHPRKAVGFLKVMPDKNNRVALFAPRDHKVPRLTIDSTYWPPNFYSDPESYANIMFFAEIISWNDVRYAHGKILKCIGKTGDLRAESCAIVLEYDLDVTPYSTELMQDLPPSDYQPVATDIDGREDWRKKCIFTIDPATAADLDDAMSCSPMENGNFEVGVHIADVTHYLNAFTPLDQAVARRATTIYLSDNVYHMLPKQLCNVCSLLPGYDKLAFSVIFEMTPGGDIVRHRFAKTVINSCCQFSYEHAQVMIMNPTKKWSNDEIPVIKGSYTISELCTVVNSLNNLAVKMREKRFENGSLRIDQPKLHVIVDRESGLPISFTLEEQKDSNRLIEEFMLLANMTVARHLYENFPDVSLLRCHQPPLMRNLSKTQTMLEKFGIHIDIESAGALQASLVRYQPDPCGSTKDFYLAKCRAVVMNILCAKTMARARYFCTSVKMDAETLKHYALNVPLYTHFTSPIRRYSDCIVHRLLHASIQNALPVPNWTPSLCAEIAMNCNRQKYNAKLAQEASSELYLTYLLGLTGPVNTTAITLDVKDRSIDIILYEMGINLRIYFAELEKVASVHHVEEDDIQTVTIVWKDSNMSQVINIFSIVNVRVSKDPAKNRLLGELLAPMPLDIQASVQTL; via the exons atgaataaaaaaaagctgTCAACAAAGTGGAAGAAAAACCATCTCAGTAAAAACCAACAAGTCATCCGAGGGCAGACTGAAAATCTCAGCATGAACATTGCTGTTGGTGATGCTGGgggaaatagaagaaaaaataaagtttcaaGTACTCCGGGTAAAAGCACGGAGAATAAAAAAGGGAACAAAACGAGTTTCCCAGATTACATACCTCAAACATTAATAAGAAAGTTATTAGTTAATCAAACTTCGAAGGAAATCGAATATGTAGAAGGAAACATAAGGATAAATCCGAAGTGTTTTAAAGAAGCTTATGTTGCGATGCCTAATGACGAAATGGATATTTTGATAGATGGAATTCATGATAGAAACAGGGCCCTAGAGGGAGATTTGGTTGCCGTGAAAATAAATCCTACGGATAAGTGGCGTaatttgaaatcaaacaaaccACAAAAGACTGCAACAGTTGTTTGTATATTGGAGAAAATTCACCCTAGAAAAGCAGTTGGGTTTCTCAAAGTCATGcctgataaaaataatcggGTTGCTCTATTTGCACCCAGGGACCATAAAGTACCTCGATTAACTATTGATTCCACTTACTGGCCCCCCAACTTTTATAGCGATCCAGAATCTTACGCCAATATTATGTTTTTCGCCGAAATCATATCGTGGAATGATGTCAGATATGCTCATGG aaaaattctgaaatgcATAGGTAAAACAGGAGATCTCAGGGCAGAGTCTTGCGCAATTGTGCTCGAATATGACCTGGATGTGACACCCTACAGTACAGAATTGATGCAAGACTTACCACCAAGTGACTACCAGCCTGTCGCAACAGACATCGATGGTCGAGAAGactggagaaaaaaatgtattttcacCATAGATCCAGCAACTGCTGCAGATTTGGATGATGCAATGTCGTGCAGTCCCATGGAGAATGGAAACTTTGAA GTGGGAGTTCATATTGCTGACGTGACGCATTACCTGAATGCATTTACGCCATTGGACCAGGCAGTTGCACGACGCGCAACGACTATTTATTTGTCAGATAATGTATACCACATGCTGCCTAAACAACTGTGCAACGTGTGCTCTCTTCTGCCAGGCTATGATAAGCTTGCTTTTTCCGTTATATTCGAAATGACACCTGGAGGTGACATAGTCAGGCACAGATTTGCCAAAACTGTTATTAATTCATGCTGTCAGTTTTCCTACGAGCATGCTCAAGTTATGATTATGAACCCCACTAAAAAGTGGTCAAATGACGAAATCCCTGTGATCAAAGGTTCCTACACAATATCAGAACTGTGTACCGTTGTAAACAGTTTAAATAATCTAGCAGTGAAAATGAGGGAAAAAAGGTTTGAGAATGGCTCGCTTAGGATAGATCAGCCAAAGCTGCATGTAATCGTCGACAGAGAGTCAGGATTACCTATATCGTTTACGCTGGAGGAACAGAAAGACAGTAACAG GTTGATTGAGGAGTTTATGCTCCTGGCAAATATGACTGTAGCCAGGCATCtctatgaaaattttccgGACGTTTCCTTGTTGCGTTGTCATCAGCCCCCTCTAATGCGAAATCTGTCCAAGACTCAGACAATGCTTGAAAAGTTTGGGATCCATATAGATATTGAGAGCGCGGGTGCCTTGCAGGCCAGTCTAGTTCGATACCAGCCAGATCCCTGTGGTAGTACCAAAGATTTTTACCTGGCAAAGTGCAGGGCTGTTGTGATGAACATTCTTTGCGCGAAAACCATGGCA CGTGCCAGATATTTTTGTACCTCAGTCAAAATGGACGCTGAAACATTGAAACATTATGCTTTAAATGTTCCTCTCTATACGCACTTTACATCGCCGATCAGAAGGTACTCTGATTGCATAGTGCACCGATTACTGCATGCATCCATTCAGAACGCTTTACCAGTTCCTAATTGGACGCCAAGTCTATGCGCTGA GATAGCAATGAATTGCAACAGACAGAAATACAATGCCAAACTAGCTCAAGAGGCGTCTAGCGAATTGTACCTGACCTATCTTTTGGGTCTTACAGGGCCCGTAAACACCACTGCCATCACACTTGACGTGAAAGATCGAAGCATTGATATTATTCTTTACGAAATGGGTATTAACTTGCGAATTTACTTTGCTGAGCTGGAAAAGGTCGCCTCAGTTCATCACGTTGAGGAAGATGATATACAAACAGTAACGATTGTTTGGAAAGATTCAAATATGTCGCAA GTGATCAACATATTTAGCATAGTAAATGTTCGGGTCAGCAAAGATCCGGCAAAGAATCGTTTACTCGGAGAGTTACTAGCTCCGATGCCACTTGATATTCAGGCCTCAGTACAAACATTATAA